In Thunnus maccoyii chromosome 11, fThuMac1.1, whole genome shotgun sequence, one genomic interval encodes:
- the hao2 gene encoding hydroxyacid oxidase 2 isoform X2, producing MDSLRNISENKQIREGGRCAEMAMVCLTDFEEYAKEHLSKATWDYYAAGADECCTRDDNLLAYKRIRLRPRILRDVSVSDTRTTVQGTEISFPVGIAPTAFHCLAWHEGEMATARATEALNTCYITSTYSTCSVEEIVAAAPNGYRWFQLYVYRDRKLSEHIVHRVEALGYKALVLTVDVPYTGKRRNDIRNQFKLPPHLKVKNFDGVFQPEAAGPEEYGIPANTLDPSISWKDVYWLQTITRLPIIIKGILTKEDAELAVEHGVQGIIVSNHGGRQLDGGPASIDALSEIVDTVQGRIEVYLDGGIRTGSDVLKALALGAKCVFIGRPAVWGLAYKGEEGVREVLQILNDEFRLSMALSGCRNVAEINRNLIQFSKL from the exons ATGGATAGCCTCAGGAAcatctcagaaaacaaacaaataag agagggaggtcGCTGTGCAGAGATGGCTATGGTATGCCTGACAGACTTTGAGGAGTATGCTAAGGAACATCTGTCAAAGGCAACCTGGGATTATTATGCAGCCGGAGCAGATGAATGCTGCACCAGGGATGACAATCTACTGGCTTATAAAAG AATCCGTCTGAGACCTCGTATCCTGCGGGATGTGTCAGTAAGCGACACTCGGACCACAGTGCAGGGGACAGAAATCAGCTTTCCAGTTGGCATCGCGCCTACTGCCTTTCACTGTCTGGCCTGGCATGAAGGAGAGATGGCCACAGCTCGGG CCACAGAGGCACTAAacacctgctacatcaccagCACCTACTCCACCTGCTCAGTGGAGGAAATTGTGGCAGCAGCACCAAATGGCTACCGCTGGTTCCAGCTGTACGTGTACCGGGACAGGAAGCTGTCGGAACATATTGTGCACCGTGTAGAGGCCCTTGGCTACAAGGCCCTGGTCCTCACCGTCGATGTCCCCTACACCGGAAAGCGCCGCAACGACATCCGCAACCAGTTCAAGCTGCCGCCACACCTCAAGGTCAAGAACTTTGATGGTGTCTTCCAG CCGGAGGCCGCCGGCCCAGAGGAGTACGGGATCCCAGCCAACACCTTGGACCCATCCATTAGCTGGAAGGACGTGTACTGGCTGCAGACCATCACCCGTCTGCCTATTATTATCAAGGGCATCCTGACCAAGGAGGATGCTGAGCTGGCCGTGGAGCATGGCGTCCAGGGCATCATTGTATCAAACCATGGGGGGAGACAGCTGGATGGAGGCCCAGCTTCG ATTGACGCACTGTCAGAGATTGTGGACACAGTGCAGGGCAGGATCGAGGTCTACCTGGATGGCGGAATcaggacaggaagtgatgtacTGAAAGCGCTGGCCTTGGGAGCCAAGTGTGTGTTCATTGGCCGTCCAGCAGTGTGGGGCCTTGCATACAAG GGTGAAGAGGGAGTGAGGGAAGTACTGCAAATCTTAAATGATGAGTTCCGTCTGTCCATGGCTTTATCAG GTTGCCGGAACGTGGCTGAAATCAACAGGAACCTCATCCAATTCTCTAAACTCTAA
- the hao2 gene encoding hydroxyacid oxidase 2 isoform X1 has product MDSLRNISENKQIREGGRCAEMAMVCLTDFEEYAKEHLSKATWDYYAAGADECCTRDDNLLAYKRIRLRPRILRDVSVSDTRTTVQGTEISFPVGIAPTAFHCLAWHEGEMATARATEALNTCYITSTYSTCSVEEIVAAAPNGYRWFQLYVYRDRKLSEHIVHRVEALGYKALVLTVDVPYTGKRRNDIRNQFKLPPHLKVKNFDGVFQVTPEAAGPEEYGIPANTLDPSISWKDVYWLQTITRLPIIIKGILTKEDAELAVEHGVQGIIVSNHGGRQLDGGPASIDALSEIVDTVQGRIEVYLDGGIRTGSDVLKALALGAKCVFIGRPAVWGLAYKGEEGVREVLQILNDEFRLSMALSGCRNVAEINRNLIQFSKL; this is encoded by the exons ATGGATAGCCTCAGGAAcatctcagaaaacaaacaaataag agagggaggtcGCTGTGCAGAGATGGCTATGGTATGCCTGACAGACTTTGAGGAGTATGCTAAGGAACATCTGTCAAAGGCAACCTGGGATTATTATGCAGCCGGAGCAGATGAATGCTGCACCAGGGATGACAATCTACTGGCTTATAAAAG AATCCGTCTGAGACCTCGTATCCTGCGGGATGTGTCAGTAAGCGACACTCGGACCACAGTGCAGGGGACAGAAATCAGCTTTCCAGTTGGCATCGCGCCTACTGCCTTTCACTGTCTGGCCTGGCATGAAGGAGAGATGGCCACAGCTCGGG CCACAGAGGCACTAAacacctgctacatcaccagCACCTACTCCACCTGCTCAGTGGAGGAAATTGTGGCAGCAGCACCAAATGGCTACCGCTGGTTCCAGCTGTACGTGTACCGGGACAGGAAGCTGTCGGAACATATTGTGCACCGTGTAGAGGCCCTTGGCTACAAGGCCCTGGTCCTCACCGTCGATGTCCCCTACACCGGAAAGCGCCGCAACGACATCCGCAACCAGTTCAAGCTGCCGCCACACCTCAAGGTCAAGAACTTTGATGGTGTCTTCCAGGTAACA CCGGAGGCCGCCGGCCCAGAGGAGTACGGGATCCCAGCCAACACCTTGGACCCATCCATTAGCTGGAAGGACGTGTACTGGCTGCAGACCATCACCCGTCTGCCTATTATTATCAAGGGCATCCTGACCAAGGAGGATGCTGAGCTGGCCGTGGAGCATGGCGTCCAGGGCATCATTGTATCAAACCATGGGGGGAGACAGCTGGATGGAGGCCCAGCTTCG ATTGACGCACTGTCAGAGATTGTGGACACAGTGCAGGGCAGGATCGAGGTCTACCTGGATGGCGGAATcaggacaggaagtgatgtacTGAAAGCGCTGGCCTTGGGAGCCAAGTGTGTGTTCATTGGCCGTCCAGCAGTGTGGGGCCTTGCATACAAG GGTGAAGAGGGAGTGAGGGAAGTACTGCAAATCTTAAATGATGAGTTCCGTCTGTCCATGGCTTTATCAG GTTGCCGGAACGTGGCTGAAATCAACAGGAACCTCATCCAATTCTCTAAACTCTAA